TCCTTTGATCCATTTTGATTATCTTGGTAGTCTCGCTAAGTATTACTTCAATCAGTCTAGGGTCTTTGGTAAGTTCTTTAGACAAAGTATGAGCATAGGGTGAGGGCTCAACAGTGCTAAGATCAACAATCCTATTTTCAGATTTTGAGATTATCTTTTGAGCACATACCAGAATATCTCCATTTTCTAGTGTGATTCCACTTTCTGATGTAGATTTGAATAATATGTCTGGAAGATTATCTCCAGGATTAATCTCCGGTACTCCATCAACAGGTATTAATGATATTGTTTTAGACATATGATCGCACCTTATTGCATGAACTTCGAAATGATAATAGACGACTATGAAACTATTTCAAGATATTGCCTTTGTATAGATAGGGCAATTTTAATATAGATAAAATAGTGTCTGTATTTATTCTCCTTTTTAGACTATGCTTTTTTGCAGGAAACTAATTGCCGTGAAAGCTACCAAACTTATTGAAACCATTGAAAAGCTTGTCAAATTAGCTGATAAAGAATTTTACTACAGCGAGCATAACTTTCAGCTCAGATTCGCATCACAAGATTCAACTTACGTAATTGGAAGCAAGGAGAATGGAACGATTTATCTTTCAGTCTATTTTGGCATGGAAATGGATTTTAAGTTCTATGTTGAAAGAGACGGCACAGTGCGATTGGATGAAGGAAGCTCTGCTAACTTAATGGAGTATTACGGCCCAGAATATGTCATTTCTCTGATAAATAATGCGGGAGAAGCACTTTTAATATTCGGCACAGGAGCAATAAGGGAAGGTAATTACGAGTTTAAAACAATGGAACAGGTGCTTAAAGAATTTCGTGAAATAAGAAATCCCATCAAAGATGAATCTGAAAAACACTAGATTAGATAGGTCTCAAACATAATTACTTCCACTTGATATTACATCCGATACTCGGAATCTGGTCTGAGTTTATTTCCTCACCGCTTAGCATTTGGTCAAGCGCATCTCTTATGTGCTCTCCAGTTACCGGCTTGCCGTTACCAGGGCGGGAGTGATCGAGTTGACCACGATATACGCAGAGCATTTGAGCATCAAAAATATAAAAGTCAGGTGTGCATGCTGCATCATAGGCTTTTGCAACTTCTTGTGTCTCATCATATAAATAAACAAATGGATAGCCAAGTCGATTGGCATCTTCCCTCATTTTATCCGGGTGATCGGCAGGATAATTCTCTACATCATTTGAATTAATCGCGATAAAAGAAACGCCTTTTGGGATGTAATCATTTGCTAGTTCTACTATTCCAATCTGCACATGTTTTACATATGGACAGTGGTTGCATATAAACATTATCACAGTTGCCGAGTCTGATTTTAATTCATCAATATGAAGATGCTTTTCGCTGATGGCATCCCAGAGTCTAAAGTCAGGAGCTTTTGTTCCGAGCGGAAGCATTGTAGAGGGTGTTAAAGCCATTATAAAATCTCCTTAAATTTATTGGAATAGTTATTCGTCTGAAAAATTTATTTTCTTATGCGATCCGTCGCAAAATGGTTTGTTTTCCGATGCCCCGCATCTGCAAAGATAGTAGGGATCTTGATTAGAGACGCCGTCCTCATCATTTATGTTAAGAGCTATATCCTCTGAGACTTCATACGGTCCGTCTAAAAATACCCTAATACTCCTTCTTCCTTCGTCATTTTCTTTATCACTGTCAGCCTTCTCTACTTGATTTGTAAAGCCTATTTTTTTATGAGTTCCATCACAAAATGGCATATTTTGTGAGCCT
This region of Thermodesulfobacteriota bacterium genomic DNA includes:
- a CDS encoding coenzyme F420-0:L-glutamate ligase, with the translated sequence MSKTISLIPVDGVPEINPGDNLPDILFKSTSESGITLENGDILVCAQKIISKSENRIVDLSTVEPSPYAHTLSKELTKDPRLIEVILSETTKIIKMDQR
- a CDS encoding thioredoxin family protein, producing the protein MALTPSTMLPLGTKAPDFRLWDAISEKHLHIDELKSDSATVIMFICNHCPYVKHVQIGIVELANDYIPKGVSFIAINSNDVENYPADHPDKMREDANRLGYPFVYLYDETQEVAKAYDAACTPDFYIFDAQMLCVYRGQLDHSRPGNGKPVTGEHIRDALDQMLSGEEINSDQIPSIGCNIKWK
- a CDS encoding CDGSH iron-sulfur domain-containing protein; translated protein: MSDKCCINVFDDGPLGIENLDTLTDAQGEELEIKSRMALCRCGGSQNMPFCDGTHKKIGFTNQVEKADSDKENDEGRRSIRVFLDGPYEVSEDIALNINDEDGVSNQDPYYLCRCGASENKPFCDGSHKKINFSDE